Proteins encoded within one genomic window of Actinomycetota bacterium:
- a CDS encoding heavy metal translocating P-type ATPase — MTSKRAILRIEGMSCASCARRIEEKLFKLNGVSNASVNFAAGKATVEYNPNVIKQATMEDAITRLGYKVVYERISLKIGGMHCTACAQTIEKALNNIEGVKGAVSRGIDVPDAESFDAIPGCGVRAK, encoded by the coding sequence ATGACTAGTAAAAGAGCCATTTTGCGAATAGAGGGCATGAGTTGCGCCAGTTGTGCTCGCAGGATAGAAGAGAAATTGTTCAAATTAAATGGCGTAAGTAATGCCAGCGTTAATTTCGCCGCTGGGAAAGCAACAGTCGAGTACAATCCAAATGTAATTAAGCAAGCCACCATGGAAGATGCCATCACGAGATTGGGTTACAAAGTTGTTTATGAAAGAATAAGTCTCAAAATTGGGGGCATGCACTGCACAGCTTGTGCCCAAACCATAGAGAAAGCTTTGAACAATATAGAAGGCGTTAAGGGAGCCGTAAGCAGGGGCATCGACGTCCCGGATGCTGAATCCTTCGATGCCATACCTGGGTGTGGTGTAAGAGCAAAGTAG